A segment of the Streptomyces sp. XD-27 genome:
ACCGACGTACCCGTCCATGTCGTAGGGCTCGAAGGCGATCGGGGCCGGTTCCACGGCGGGGCAGGCGCGCGGGTCCCCGCCGATCCTGCGGATCACCTCGTCCTCATCCAGGCCCGCGATGAAGAAGGCACCGAGCCCTTCGGTCATGACGTCCGCGAAGACCGCGATCTGCCGGTCCGCCTCCTCCTGTGCGGCGCGCTCCTCGAGTGTCAGAGGCACGGCCCCCGGCAGCGCCTCGAACAGCGGCGCCAGCGAGGTCGTCAGGGCCAGGCGGCCCGGTGAGCGGCCGTCGACACATGGGCGCCACGGGTCGGCCCCGGCGGCGAGCAGCGCGGCGGCGCTCCCCTCGTCGGTCCGGCAGACCGCGCGCCACAGGGGCGTGCATCCGTCCTCGTCCGGCGTGTCCACGTCCGTGACCCGGCCCGCCAGCTCGGCGACCACCTCGGCCGAGCCGTGCTCGGCGGCGCGGTGCAGCGGGGACTCGGTCCCGTCGTCGTCGAGGCGGTCGGGGTCCGCACCGGCGGCCAGCCGCGCCGTCACCTGGTCGAGATCGGACCAGGTTTCCCACCCCATCCGGCCCCAGTCGGGGCGCGGCTGCTCGGGCTCCGGGTCCTCCCGGAGCGAGGCGACGTACTCCTCGTACGGGATGCCCTCCAACGAGGCGCGGAGGGCGAGCCGCGCGGGGCCCACCAGCAGGTCGGCGCACTCGGCGGCGTCGCGGGCAACCCGCGGGGGCTCATCGCCCGGCCAGATCTCCACGGCCCGGCCCGCCGCCTCGTGCAGCGCTGCGGCGTCGACGGCCGTACGGGTCTCGGGAACGTCCTCGTCCGGCCACTCGACGACGAGCCAGGTGTCGCCCCGCGAGGGCAGGCCCGTCAGGAACAGGTCGATGTCGTGGTGGTACGGGCCGCCCCGGGCGCTGTACTGGCGCAGCGCGATCCCGCCCGTGGCGGCCGCCTCCCACGGGTCGTCCACCGTGGTCACCCGCTGCCCGTCCGCCAGCAGCAGGCCGACGCGCAGCCCTCCCCCCACCGCTGGGTACTCTTCCAGCAGCGGCTCCTCATCCGTACGGGCCTGTCGCCGGAAGACCGCAAGGTGCAGCGTCGCCGCATCGGGCCACACCGACCACCCCTTGCACATCACCCGCGCCTCAGGGCCCGCGCCCGCCTCCTGAGCCTGCGGCAGCCCGGCCGGGAGTAACCGGTCCGCGGGCGGGGCGCCCCTGGGCTCATCCGCCCAGGGATCCGCCGGGCCCCAGGCGAAAGCGGTCAACTCGCCCTCGTGCTCCACTGATTCGTCCGGCATGGCACCAGAGTCGAAAAAGCCCATGTGGTCCTCCCCTCCGCATCCGTCCGTGACGGGACGGAACCCGACGACGCTGTACGGACTGATCCTGGCAGGGGGGTCTGACAGACCATGGTGGGAGCATGGAGCACGGACGACCGACGCCCGCTCCGACGCGGCCCGACGAAGTGTGAGGTGTGTGCGCATGCACCGGACCCGGCCCACTCTGGAGAGCGTGGCGCTGCACGCGGGCGTCTCACGCGCCACCGTCTCCCGCGTGGTCAACGGATCTCCCAAGGTCGCCGACGGCAGCCGCGAGGCGGTGCTGCGCGCGATCCGGGAGCTGGGCTACGTCCCGAACCAGGCCGCCCGCAGCCTGGTGACGCAGCGCACCGACTCCTTCGCGCTGGTGCTGCCCGAGGAGCCGGGGCGGGTCTTCTCCGACGACCAGTTCTTCCCCGGCATCGTCCGCGGCGTCAGCCAGGAGCTGGAGGAGGCCGACAAGCAGTTGGTGCTGATGATGGCCCGGTCCGCCGCCAGCCGGGACCGGATCGAGCGGTTCGCCCTGGCCCGGCACGTGGACGGCGTCATGATGGCCTCGATGCACGGCGACGACCCGCTGCCCGCCACGCTGGCCCGTATGGGCATCCCCGTGGTGTGCAACGAACGGCTGCCGGGGTCCGCGTCCCTGCCGTATGTGGGGGTCGACAACGCGGGCGGCGCGCGGGCCGCGGTGCGCCATCTGGTCGCGGCCGGGCGGCGCGGGATAGCCACCGTCGCGGGCCCGCAGGACATGGTCGCCGGGATCGACCGGCTGGCCGGGTACCGGGCGGAGCTGCGGAACGCGGGCCTGCCGGAGACCGTCGCCGTCGGCGACTTCACCCAGGAGTCGGGCGTGGTGGCGATGGACGGGCTGCTGGCGCGGGCGCCCGCGCTGGACGCGGTGTTCGTCGCCTCCGACCTGATGGCGGTGGGGGTGCTGCGCGCGCTGCGGAGGGCGGGGCGGCGGGTGCCCGAGGACGTGGCGGTCGTGGGCTTCGACGACATCGACTCGGTGCGGTACGCCGAGCCTCCGCTCACCACGGTCCGGCAGCCCGTCCCGGAGCTGGGCCGCCGACTGGCGCGGCAGTTGCTGCGGCTGGCGGCGGGCGAGGCGATCGAGCCGTCGGTGGTGCTGCCGACGGAGCTGGTGCTCCGCGAGTCGGCCTGAGCCGGCCCGCGGCTGCCGGGCCGGCTAGCCCGTGTGCCGGGGCAGCAGCGCGCGCAGCTCGCGTTCGAAGTCGTCGTAGCGGGCGCGCAGCCCGGCCCCCGGCCAGTCCTTCGGCAGCAGCCGGGAGGGCAGGACGGGGTCGGTGAGCAGATGGCGCAGGATCGCCGCCGCGACCGTGAACCGGCCGGCCGGTCCGTCCGCCTCGTCCATCTCGCTCAGCAGCAGTCGGGCCTGCCGCGCCCAGCCGTCCAGGTCCCACAGCCGCGCGGCGAGCCGTGCCGGGTCGCCCTCCGGGGCGCCGGAGAGCAGCGTGCACTGCTCGGTGACGACGGCGGGCCGCGGGCGGAGCAGGTTGTCCGGGCGCAGCCAGGTGCCTTCCCGTAGTTCGGCCAGGCGCAGGTCGGCCATGGCGGAGCGCAGGGCGGTGCGCTCGGCGGCCGGGCGGCGCTCGGAGGTGACCACGGCGATCTCCCAGCCGCCGTGCCAGCGGCGGGTGCGCGGGGACCGGGCGTCGTCCTGCCGGGCCTGGCGGGCCAGCAGCCGGTCGGTGAGCCGGTACATGCCGTCGCGCTGCTCCAGTTCGCCGGCGGCGACCATCCGGGTGAGGGCGACGCGGACGGTTCCCTCGGCGGTGCCGAAGAGCGCGCCGACCCGCACCAGGGCACGTGCCGGCAGCTGCGGCGGATGGTGGCCCAGCAGGGTGCTCAGCACGACGGAGCGGGCGGTCAGCGGGCGCGGCGCCGGGGCACCGGCTCCCGCGCCGGTTCCCGTGCCCGTGCCCGTGCCGGTGTCCGTATCAGGGGCGGATGCGGTGTGGTCCATGGCTGTCCCGAACCCTATCCCTTACAGTTCCTCATCACGCATGATGGAAGTGTAAGACCGTGTCCGTCTCCGCCGTGCCCGCCCGTATGGAGGTTGTCGCCGTGAGCACAACGCACGAGGTCCTCAACCAGGCCCCGCCGCTGGTCGATTTCAGTACGGCGGACGACGCCGCGCTGCTGGAGGCGCTGCGCCGCGACGGCGGCGCCTGGGGCGAGCCCGAGGTGCGGGAGGTGGGCGCGCGCGCCGGCTCCGCCGAGGTGCAGGACTGGGCGCGGATGGCCGAGGAGCATCCGCCGGTGCTGCACACGCACGACCGCTACGGCCACCGCGTCGACGAGGTCGAATACCACCCGGCCTACCACCAGTTGATGGCCGCCGCCGTGGGCAGCGGCCAGCACGCGGCGGCGTGGGCCGAGCCTCGTCCCGGCGCGCATCTGGTGCGTGCCGCCAAGTTCTACGCCTTCGCGCAGGCCGAGCCGGGCCACGGCTGCCCGATCTCGATGACGTACGCCGCGGTGCCCGCGCTGCGCGCGGAGCCGGAGCTGGCCGCCGCCTACGAGCCGCTGCTCGCCTCCCGCCATTATGACTTCGGGCTGCGGCCGCCGCTGGGCAAGCACGGGCTGATCGCGGGCATGTCGATGACCGAGAAGCAGGGCGGCTCGGACGTGCGGGCCAACACCACCTCGGCGGCACCGGCCGGGGACGGGACGTATCTGCTCACCGGCCACAAGTGGTTCACCTCCGCGCCGATGAGCGACGTCTTCCTGACCCTGGCGCAGGCGGCGGAGGGGCTGACCTGCTTCCTCGTGCCGCGTGTCCTGCCGGACGGGACGCGCAACGCGATGCGCTTGCAGCGACTGAAGAACAAGCTGGGCAACCGTTCGAACGCCTCCTCCGAGGTGGAGTACGAGCAGGCCGTGGCCTGGCGGGTCGGCGAGCCGGGCCGGGGGGTGCGCACCATCGTGGAGATGGTCAACATCACCCGGCTGGACTGCGTCATCGGCTCGGCGGCGGGCATGCGGGCCGGGCTGCGGCAGGCCCTGCACCACGCCGAGCACCGGCGGGCGTTCGGGGCGGAGCTGATCGACCAGCCGCTGATGCGCAACGTGCTGGCCGACCTGGCGGTGGAGTCCGAGGCGGCCACGACGCTCGCGCTGCGGCTCGCGGCCGCGCTGGACCGGGCCGAGGCGGGCGACGCGGCGGAGGCGGCGCTGCGCCGGCTGGGCCTGGCGGCCGGCAAGTACTGGGTCTGCAAGCGGGGCAGCGCGCACGCCGCGGAGGCCCTGGAGTGCCTGGGCGGCAACGGGTACGTGGAGGACTCGGGCATGCCGCGGCTGTACCGGGAGGCACCGCTGCTGTCGATCTGGGAGGGCTCGGGCAACGTCGCCGCCCTCGACGTCCTGCGCGCGCTCGGCCGCGAGCAGGGCGCGCTGGAGGCGTTCCTGGCGGAGGTGGACGCCGCGGCCGGTGCCGACGCGCGGCTGGACGCGGCGGTGGCCCGGCTCCGCGATCTGCTGCCGCAGCTGGCCGATCCGCGGCGAGCGCAGGTGCTGGCGCGGCGGCTCGCCGAGCAGATGACGCTCGTTCTGCAGGGCAGCCTGCTGGTGCGGTTCAGCCATCCGGCGGTGGCGGACGCGTTCTGCGCCTCGCGGCTGGGCGGGGACTGGGGGCACGCGTTCGGCACGCTGCCGCCGGGCGTCGACACCGGGCCGATCCTGGAGCGGGCGCTCCCCGTGAAGGACGCGCGGTGACGGCACCGGGGTCCGACGCGGGGCCGGGCGGCCGCGGCACCGTGCCCGCCACCGTCCGTACGGAGCGGCAGGGCCCGGTCACCACGGTCGTGCTGGCCCGCCCCGAGGTGCGCAACGCCGTGGACGGCACGACCGCCGCCGCGCTCGCCGACGCCTTCCGCGCCTTCGAGGCCGACGCGGACGCGCGGGTGGCGGTGCTGTGGGGCGAGGGCGGCACCTTCTGCTCCGGCGCGGATCTCAAGGCCATGGGCACCGAGCGGGGCAACCGGGTGGCGGCCGACGGCGACGGTCCCATGGGGCCGACCCGGCTGCGCCTGACCAAGCCGGTGATCGCGGCGGTCAGCGGCCACGCGGTCGCGGGCGGGCTGGAGTTGGCGCTCTGGTGCGACCTGCGGGTCGCCGAGGAGGACGCGGTGCTGGGCGTCTTCTGCCGCCGCTGGGGCGTGCCGCTGATCGACGGCGGTACGGTGCGGCTCCCCCGGCTGATCGGGATGAGCCGCGCCATGGACCTCGTCCTGACCGGGCGGCCCGTGCCCGCGTCCGAGGCGTACGCGATGGGCCTGGTCAACCGGCTCGTACCGGTGGGAACCGCGCGGGCGGAGGCGGAGCGGCTCGCGGCCGAACTCGCCCGCTTCCCGCAGGCGTGCCTGCGCGCCGACCGGGCCTCGCTGCTCGACCAGCAGGGGCTGCCGGAGGAGCGGGCGATGGCCGCCGAACTGCGCCACGGTCAGGCGGTGCTGGCCGAGGGGCTCACCGGCGCGGCCCGCTTCGCGGCCGGAGCAGGACGCCACGGCGCCTTCTTCGAACCGGACGCCTGAGGCGGGGCTCTCCCGCGACGCCGCGCCGCCCGGCCACCGGCCGACCCCCACCTGCCCCGTGGCACGTTCCCTCGTTCAGGCGAATAAGCCGGACCATACGGCTGCGAGCACTGAGCGCCGTACAAGATCTCCGACGTGAACCGATGGAATCACGCAGGGCGTGTGGGGGTCGTCGGCGCGGCGCTCGTCGTCGCATCGGCCGGAGCCACAGCCGTCGCCGACGGAGGCGGCAGGGGGCACGGGCACGACGGCGTAGGGCATGGCCCGCGCCGGTGCGCCGTGGCGGCCGCCTGGCCGCGGGGGTCGTGGGCGTGGCTGGGCTCGTGCCACACGCACCCGCCCACACACACCCCCACGCACCCGCCCACACACAAGCCCACCCCTACGCCGACGCACAAGCCCACGCACAAGCCGACCCCCACACCGACACCCACCCCGACCCCGACGCCGAGCCCCACCCCGACCCCCTCCCCCACGCCCAGCCCCACGCCGAGCCCGACCCCGCCGCCGACGAGCGCCCCGCCGCGGCCCACGCCTCCTCCCCCCGTGCGGGCGGTCCCCCCGGTGCCGCCGCCCCCGCGGCACACGCCGCGACGCAGTCCGGAGCCGCCGCCGCCCCGCCCCGTCGCGCTGCGGACGTACTACAGGCCCACGCACCACAAGAAGCCCGACAGCGGGGGCTCGCTCGTCACCTCCACCCTGCTGCTCACGGCGCCCGCCGTCTTCGCGGCCGCCGTTCTCCGTCCCCGCTCGAGCGTCGCCGGCGGCGGCCGGCGCTCCTGACCTTGGAGGTCACCGTTGTCCGAATGGCTGGTACTGGTCCTCGCGATGGTCGCGGCGTCCGCGGTCGTCCTCATCGTCACGGTGCTCAAGGAGCGCCGGGTGGGCGAGGACTACGACCCCTCCGAGACCCCCGACGTCATCGAGTACATGACGATGATGGTCGGCGTGGTGTACGCCATCGTCCTGGGCCTGGCGATCGCCGGGGTCTGGGAGGCCCGCTCCGCCGCGCAGGACGGCGCCCGGGTGGAGGCCCAGGCGCTGTACGAGATCAGTGAGCGCGCCGCCGTGTATCCCGAGCCGGTCCGCGACAGGATCCGCGCGGACGTCGACGCGTACGTGAACCAGGTGGTCGGCAAGGAATGGAAGGCGATGGCCGACCATGGGGAGCTGACCCAGCAGGGGGACGTGCTGCTGCGCAAGGTCCGCCAGGACGTGGCGGGGTACGCGCCGCGCACCGAGGTGGAGGCGCAGACGTACCAGCCGCTGATGGACCAGGTGGCGATCGCGTCCGACGCGCGCGGCGCCCGTGAGCAGAGCGCGGGCTCGACCATGCCGGGGGTGGTGTGGTTCGGCCTGCTCCTCGGCGCGGTGATGACGGTCGGCCTGATCTTCACACTGCAGATCCGCCGGTCGCCCCGTGAGCTGCTGCTGGCCGGTCTGTTCAGCATGCTCATCGCGTTCCTGCTGTTCCTGGTCTGGGACTTCGACGCCCCCTACGGCCGGTCGGGGGGCGATGCGGCCGAGGTGTTCACGGCGCTGTTCCCCAGCTGACCGGGAGGTGCTTGAGCCCGTTCTGGAAGTTGGAGGTGAGCCGCACGGGCGCTCCGTCGCGCCGGAGCCCCGGCAGCCCGCCGAGCACACTGCGCAGCATGGCGCGCATCTGCACTCGAGCGAGATGCGCGCCCATGCAGAAGTGCGGCCCGTAGCCGAAGCTGACGTGGTCGTTCGGGGTGCGAGTGATGTCGAACCGGTCGGGGTCGGGGAAGACGGTCTCGTCGCGGTTGGCGGAGGCGTGGTAGACCACGACCTTCTCACCGCGCCGGATGAGCCGGCCGCCGAGCTCGACGTCGCGGGTGGCGGTACGCCGGATGTGGATGACCGGTGGGCAGAAACGCAGCATCTCCTCGACGGCGGAGCCGGTCAGCTCGGGCCGCTCGCGCAGCAGGGCGTCACTCTCGGGATGGTCCAGAAGGGTGAGCAGCCCGCCCGGAATGCCGTTGCGCAGCGTCTCGTTGCCCGCCACGGCGAACAGAAAGAACATGTTCTCGAACTCGTCGCCGGTGAGGCCGCCCTCGCGCATCCGGGCCATCACGCTGCCGGGCCGCGGCCGCTTCGCCAGGGCGTGGGCGTAGGCGAACATGTCGCCGAGGGCCTGGCGGGAGCGCGGGTTCATGGGCCGCCCGTCCGGCCGGGTGAGGGTCGCGGGCCGCAGGGCGAGGGCGGCGCGCCCCATCGGGGTGAGCGCTTCGGCGTCGGCGGTGGCGATCGCCGCGTACTCCGCGTCCTGATAGCCGATCACCCGGCTCGCCCAGTCGAACAGCAGCGGCCGGTCGACCTCGGGGACGCCCATGATGTGGGCCAGGGTCCACACCGGCAGGTCCGCGGCGAGTTCCACGAAGTCCGTCCGGCCGTGCGGCGCGACGTCGGCGACCAGCCGCTCGGCGCGCTCCTCGATGACGCTCTCCAGCTCGCGTATCGCGCGCGGGGTGAGGGCGGCCGCCACGATGCGCCGCAGCCGGGCGTGCCCGGGCGGGTCCTGGTTGAGCATCATCGCCCGGACGAACTCCAGGTCGGCCGGGGTGTCCGGATCGCGGATCTGGGTGGCGCCCAGGTGCGAGGAGAACACCTCCGGCGTGCGCAGGACGTGCTTGACGTCCGCGTGCCGGAAGACCGCCCAGTAGCCGGGGCCGGCGGGCCACGGCCCGACGGCGGGCTCGGCGATCCGGCAGACGGGGTCCGTGGCGCGCAGTTCGCGGTACAGGTCGTACGGCACGCCGGAGGTGTAGGTCCCGGGGTCGAACACCGCCACGGGGCCGGTGTCACGCGCGCTCATCGCGCCGCCCCTACTTGATCACGGAGATCACCTGGGCGGGGCAGGCGCGGGCGGCCTCGCGCACCGCGGCGTGCTGGTCCTCCGCGGGCGCCTCGGCCAGGAGGACCACCGTCCCGTCGTCGTCGCTCTGGTCGAAGACCTCCGGGGCGGTGAACACGCACATGCCGGTGGCCATGCACCCTTCGGCGTCGACCGTCACCTTCATCGTCATCGTCCTTCCTCGGCAGGGGGGTTGGTGTCCTCAGGCTACGGGCAGGCGGGCGGCCCCACCACAGGGTTCCGGTCGAATGATCAGCTCACCGGGACCCGCAGCACGCGGCGCAGCGGGTCCTCCGGCAGCCCGCCGTGCCGCTTCCATTCGCGCGGGTAGCCGACGGACACCTCCTGGAAGCGGACGCCGTCCTCCACGTGGGTCCGGGGGATGTGCAGATGGCCGTAGACGACGGTCTCGGCGCGGAAGCGCCGATGCCAGTCGGCGGTGAGTGAGGTGCCGCACCACAGGGCGAAGTCGGGGAACCGCAGGACCCGGGTGGGCAGCCGGGTCAGCGGCCAGTGGTTGATGAGGACGGTCGGCAGCTCGGGGTCGCGGGCGGCCAGCCGGGCCTCGGTCTCGGCGACCCGGGCCCGGCACCAGGCGTCCAGGGTGGGATACGGGTCGGGGTGGAGGACGTGCTCGTCGGTGCAGACCACGCCCGCCTCGTACGCGTGGGCCAGCGCCGCCTGCTTGGTGTGGATGCCGTCGATACGGAAGGTGTAGTCGTACAGCAGGAACAGCGGTGCGATGGTCAGCGGCCCGCCGTTGCCCTCCCAGACCGGGTAGGGGTCCTCGGGAGTGACGATGCCCTTGGCGCGGCACATCTCGACCAGATGCTGGTAGCGGGCGACGCCGCGCAGCTGCACCGGGTCCTTGGGGTGGGTCCACAGCTCGTGGTTGCCGGGTGACCAGATGACCTTGGCGAACCGTTCGCTGAGCAGGCCCAGGGCCCATTCGACGTCGCTGTACAGCTCGCCGACATCCCCGGCGACGATCAGCCAGTCGTCATCGGAGCCCGGCCGCAGCCGCTCCACGATCGCCTTGTTCTCTTCGTAGGCCACATGCAGGTCGCTGATGGCGAGGAGCTCGCCCCTGTGCGTGCCGCCCATGGTTTCTCCTGTCGTACGGTCGGTGCCGGTCGGGTGGTCGCGTCCGGCTCGCGGACCCCGGCACGGTGCGGCACCGTGGGAGGAGCAAGCGCCACCGGACCCTCGCACGGAACGGGAAAGCCGCCATGTCCCACCACACCTATCGGGTGACCGAGATCGTCGGCACCTCCCACCATGGTCTCGACGACGCCATCCGCAACGGCATCGGCCGTGCCACGCAGACGCTGCGCCATCTGGACTGGTTCGAGGTCACCGAGATCCGCGGTCAGATCCTGGACGGCAAGCCCGAGCACTACCAGGTGGGGTTGAAGGTCGGCTTCCGCCTGGAGGACGTCGAGGAGGGTTCCGGCGCCGCCGACGCCTGATGCGTACGGCTGAGCCACTGCTGAGTACGGCTCAGCCACCGCGTCCGCCTCGGGCCATCGCTTCTCGTCTCCCCCGTGTCCCCGTGCTGTGCGCCCGCGCGCCGTCCGGCGCGCCGCAGCGCCTGAACAGCAGCGTACGCGACGGTGATCGCTTGTGATCGCTCGTTCGGGCGATCGTCAGCGGAGGGGCCGGTCCCGGACGGGTCCGTCCCAGTCCACGCGGTAGCCGGTGAGCCAGTCGTCGGCGCCCGCGCCGCCCCGGTCCAGGCGGCGCGTCAGCAGCGTGTCGCGCAGGACGCGCCCCACTCGCCCCGGCGCCGTCCGGCGGGCCATGGCCGCGCCGGCGGCCGCCACGCGCTCGACCCGCGGCCGGCGCAGCCGTTCGTACGCCGCGAAGGCGCGGCGCGCGGGCAGGTCGCGCAGGCAGGTCGCCAGGACCACCGCGTCCTCCACGGCCAGGGAGGCGCCTTGGGCGGCACCGGGGGCGGACGCGTGCGCTGCGTCGCCGATGAGGACCATGGCATCGCCGGACCAGGCGGGGGTGGCCGCCAGGTCGTAGGCGCTGCCGACGGCGACGTCGGCGGCGGCGCGCACGATGCCGCCGGCGGTGCCGTCGTCGTCGAAGTACCCGGCGACCTGTCCGCGCCACTGCTCCGGGGTGGTGGCGGGTCCGGGCGCGGGAAGGGTGCCGGTCCCGGAAGGAGGGCCGGTCCTGGGGAGTTCGGGACCGGGGACGTGGGCGAACCACCAGATCGCGCCGTCCGGGGCGACGGTGCAGCCGAAGAACGCCTGTTTGCCGCAGACCATGGTGTACGCGCCCGGTTCCGGGCGGGACGGCTCGGGCACGGCGGCGAGGTCGCGGGTGTAGCCGCAGACGGTGTTCAGGCCGGTGTACCGGGGCCGGGGCGACGCCGCGTCGATGAACTTCCGGGTGACCGAGTGGATGCCGTCGGCGCCGATGAGCACGTCCGCCTGGGCCCGCCCGCCGTCGGCGAAGGAGGCCACGATCCGGCCGTCCGGGGCGATGTGGGCGGCGACGAACCGCTTGCCGTACTCGATGCGCACGCCGCGCCGCGCCGCCTCCTCGCGCAGCGCCTCGTCGAGGGCGGCGCGCCGGAGCGTGCGCGGAGCCGGGGCGCCGCCCCCGTCGCCCGCGAGCGTCCGTGAGCCCAGGCGCCTGCCGGTGCTGCCGACGACGTGGACCCGGTGGGCGGGGAAGGACCGGGCGAGGACCGCGCGGTGGGCGTCGACGGAGCGCAGTGCCTCCAGGCCGCCTGCGAAGAGCACGAGGAACGCGCCCGCGTCGGCGGCTCCGGGTGGACGGGACTCGTAGACGGTCGCGCGGATCCCGGCCTTGCGCAGGGCGATGGCGGCCACCACTCCTGCGATACCGCCGCCGATGATCACGGTGTCGGACATGCTGCTCCAAGCGCTCTGTTCCCGGTGGGGGTGCGGGTACGGGTGCCGGAACAACGCTGTCAAGGCCGGTGCGGTGCCGTCCATACCGCGTCGGGAGGGCGCACGCGGGCGGTTCAGGGCGCGGGGGGCTCGATGTACACGATGACCTGCTGGCGGCGCAGGATCTGGCCGCGCCAGACGTAGCCGTGCCGGACGGTCTCGGCGATCCAGCCGACCGGCCGCCCGTCGTCGGCGGGGCGGACCCCGACGACCTCGTGCCGCGCCGGGTCGGCGGCCCCCTCGTCCCGCAGGTCGGCGACGTCACAGGCGGCGAAGATCCGCGTCAGCCGCTGGTCGAGCCAGCGCAGTGCCGACGCGGCCTGCTCCGCGTCGGCGGGCTCCCCCTCCTTGGTGAGGTCGGCCAACCGGTCGGCGAGTTGCAGGAGTTCGGCGACGACGGGGTGGAGGTGCCGCGCCTCGGCGCGCAAGGCGCCCTGCTCGGCGCGGAGTTCTGCGGCCTCGGCACGCAACATGGCGTTCTCCTGCCGCAAGCGCGCGATCTGGTGTCCGGACAGTGGGTTCCATGCCATCGTCGTCTCCCCCTGGGCGATCTCCCCTTCTGATCGCCGGCGCCGTCGATCGATCCGCAGCGGGTATGCGCGAGCACCCTGTGAAGGGGGACGCGGTGGGGATGTCCCAGTGTGCCGTC
Coding sequences within it:
- the grpE gene encoding nucleotide exchange factor GrpE, which codes for MAWNPLSGHQIARLRQENAMLRAEAAELRAEQGALRAEARHLHPVVAELLQLADRLADLTKEGEPADAEQAASALRWLDQRLTRIFAACDVADLRDEGAADPARHEVVGVRPADDGRPVGWIAETVRHGYVWRGQILRRQQVIVYIEPPAP
- a CDS encoding NAD(P)/FAD-dependent oxidoreductase; this translates as MSDTVIIGGGIAGVVAAIALRKAGIRATVYESRPPGAADAGAFLVLFAGGLEALRSVDAHRAVLARSFPAHRVHVVGSTGRRLGSRTLAGDGGGAPAPRTLRRAALDEALREEAARRGVRIEYGKRFVAAHIAPDGRIVASFADGGRAQADVLIGADGIHSVTRKFIDAASPRPRYTGLNTVCGYTRDLAAVPEPSRPEPGAYTMVCGKQAFFGCTVAPDGAIWWFAHVPGPELPRTGPPSGTGTLPAPGPATTPEQWRGQVAGYFDDDGTAGGIVRAAADVAVGSAYDLAATPAWSGDAMVLIGDAAHASAPGAAQGASLAVEDAVVLATCLRDLPARRAFAAYERLRRPRVERVAAAGAAMARRTAPGRVGRVLRDTLLTRRLDRGGAGADDWLTGYRVDWDGPVRDRPLR